One region of Monomorium pharaonis isolate MP-MQ-018 chromosome 11, ASM1337386v2, whole genome shotgun sequence genomic DNA includes:
- the LOC105839975 gene encoding pro-resilin — translation RQLTCRRRNDRQIYLLHLVEWRVRRVRIVRAKVIIFASLNRQCTSFRVSSFEQAALLAMVLVGVRNEPQGPAYLPPSTRPGGGGTGHPDDWAGDPANYEFSYEVQDAAAGLDFGHREMRKDMEATGTYHVLLPDGRTQIVDYIADQNGYRPMVRYEGTATYPAPGPAGPAGPGQEEGYRY, via the exons cgtcaATTGACTTGTCGTAGACGTAACGAtagacaaatttatttattacatttagtCGAATGGCGCGTAAGACGCGTTCGCATCGTTAGGGCGAAAGTCATCATTTTCGCCAGCTTGAATCGACAATGTACAAGTTTTCGTGTTTCTTCTTTCGAACAGGCGGCACTATTAGCGATGGTCCTGGTAGGAGTTCGAAACGAACCGCAAGGCCCAGCCTATCTTCCGCCCAGCACTCGACCTGGAGGAGGCGGGACCGGTCATCCGGACGACTGGGCCGGT GATCCGGCGAACTATGAGTTCTCGTACGAGGTCCAGGACGCGGCGGCGGGTCTAGACTTCGGGCATCGCGAGATGAGGAAGGATATGGAGGCTACTGGGACCTATCACGTGCTGCTGCCGGACGGTAGGACTCAGATCGTCGATTATATCGCCGATCAGAACGGCTATCGGCCGATGGTGCGATATGAGGGAACCGCCACTTATCCCGCACCCGGACCGGCGGGACCAGCGGGACCTGGACAGGAAGAGGGCTATAGATACTAA
- the LOC105839976 gene encoding activator of 90 kDa heat shock protein ATPase homolog 1 isoform X2 produces the protein MNLKLEGDGVSCKITEMEKCEGEASANNRKGKLIFFYEWNIVLKWISEGTSSKNIEGKIKIPNLSEENDISEVDIEVSLKDSTDEGEKVKHYLHTKGKDGIREKLKKYVSSLKEEFTKGMILPQKDNVKENISNITSGFNVKMQMNAAVTPTNNNKTASKISTTTIKQNVKFQCRAQEFYNVLSTIEMVQAFTKNPVKLEVKKNGQFELFGGNIHGEFVEITPTKIVQKWRCKQWPSGHFSDVTIDICEKNDHTEVILTQIGVPVSEELSTKENWDRYYWDAIKRTFGFGYFM, from the exons ATGAATTTGAAACTTGAGGGAGATGGAG TGTCAtgtaaaataacagaaatggAGAAATGTGAAGGTGAGGCCTCAGCAAATAATAGAAAAGggaaacttattttcttttatgaatGGAATATTGTTCTTAAGTGGATATCAGAAGGAACATctagtaaaaatattgagGGTAAAATTAAGATTCCTAATCTCTCTGAAGAAAATGATATCAGCGAGGTAGAT ATTgaagtttcattaaaagatAGTACGGATGAAGgagaaaaagtaaaacattatttacatACTAAGGGTAAAGATGggataagagaaaaattaaagaaatatgtatcTTCTTTAAAAGAAG agTTTACAAAAGGAATGATACTTCCCCAAAAAGATAATGTaaaggaaaatatttcaaatataacgTCTGGTTTTAATGTTAag atgCAAATGAATGCTGCAGTGACGCCAACGAACAATAATAAAACCGCAAGTAAAATCTCAACCACTACGATTaagcaaaatgtaaaatttcaatGCAGAGCGCAAGAGTTTTACAACGTCCTTTCCACGATTGAG ATGGTCCAAGCCTTCACAAAGAATCCGGTAAAGCTAGAAGTAAAGAAGAATGGTCAATTCGAGCTCTTCGGTGGCAATATTCATGGTGAATTCGTAGAGATTACACCAACGAAGATTGTTCAGAAGTGGCGTTGTAAACAGTGGCCGTCCGGACATTTCAGTGATGTAACAATAGATATATGTGAGAAGAATGATCATACTGAGGTCATTTTAACTCAAATTGGTGTCCCAGTGAG CGAGGAGCTCTCTACGAAGGAGAATTGGGACAGGTATTACTGGGACGCCATAAAACGTACCTTTGGCTTCGGATACTTCATGTGA
- the LOC105839976 gene encoding activator of 90 kDa heat shock protein ATPase homolog 1 isoform X1, with product MARWGEGDPRWIVEERPDATNVNNWHWTEKNACAWSQEKLKELFMNLKLEGDGVSCKITEMEKCEGEASANNRKGKLIFFYEWNIVLKWISEGTSSKNIEGKIKIPNLSEENDISEVDIEVSLKDSTDEGEKVKHYLHTKGKDGIREKLKKYVSSLKEEFTKGMILPQKDNVKENISNITSGFNVKMQMNAAVTPTNNNKTASKISTTTIKQNVKFQCRAQEFYNVLSTIEMVQAFTKNPVKLEVKKNGQFELFGGNIHGEFVEITPTKIVQKWRCKQWPSGHFSDVTIDICEKNDHTEVILTQIGVPVSEELSTKENWDRYYWDAIKRTFGFGYFM from the exons ATGGCGAGATGGGGTGAAGGCGATCCACGCTGGATTGTAGAAGAGAGACCGGACGCGACCAATGTCAATAATTGGCATTG GACGGAGAAGAACGCCTGTGCATGGTCGCAAGAAAAGTTGAAAGAACTTTTCATGAATTTGAAACTTGAGGGAGATGGAG TGTCAtgtaaaataacagaaatggAGAAATGTGAAGGTGAGGCCTCAGCAAATAATAGAAAAGggaaacttattttcttttatgaatGGAATATTGTTCTTAAGTGGATATCAGAAGGAACATctagtaaaaatattgagGGTAAAATTAAGATTCCTAATCTCTCTGAAGAAAATGATATCAGCGAGGTAGAT ATTgaagtttcattaaaagatAGTACGGATGAAGgagaaaaagtaaaacattatttacatACTAAGGGTAAAGATGggataagagaaaaattaaagaaatatgtatcTTCTTTAAAAGAAG agTTTACAAAAGGAATGATACTTCCCCAAAAAGATAATGTaaaggaaaatatttcaaatataacgTCTGGTTTTAATGTTAag atgCAAATGAATGCTGCAGTGACGCCAACGAACAATAATAAAACCGCAAGTAAAATCTCAACCACTACGATTaagcaaaatgtaaaatttcaatGCAGAGCGCAAGAGTTTTACAACGTCCTTTCCACGATTGAG ATGGTCCAAGCCTTCACAAAGAATCCGGTAAAGCTAGAAGTAAAGAAGAATGGTCAATTCGAGCTCTTCGGTGGCAATATTCATGGTGAATTCGTAGAGATTACACCAACGAAGATTGTTCAGAAGTGGCGTTGTAAACAGTGGCCGTCCGGACATTTCAGTGATGTAACAATAGATATATGTGAGAAGAATGATCATACTGAGGTCATTTTAACTCAAATTGGTGTCCCAGTGAG CGAGGAGCTCTCTACGAAGGAGAATTGGGACAGGTATTACTGGGACGCCATAAAACGTACCTTTGGCTTCGGATACTTCATGTGA